The region ATGATGTCGGTTCTCAACAAGCTCTCACCGGCAGCGCAAGTACCTCTCCAAACGGCGGGCATCCGAGGCTGTTGTCTGGAAGATGTTCTTCTCATGGGCAACGTCCGTATGCCGGAAAGGAGCATTGTGAACCCAAGGCATTTTGTGTACCCGCTCATCGCCTGCCTGGCGCTCGGGCTCTCTGTCCTGGCGGCGGCTTAGGAGCAGGCACCGGGGCAACAAGATCAGTTCGACCTGACGCTCGAGCCCGTAGCCGAGGGCTTCGGCCAGCCTGTCTACCTGACCACGCCACCGGACGACGACCGTCGTTTCGTGGTGGATCAGGTCGGCTACATCTACATCTTGGACGAGGACGGCAGCCGCATGGACGAGTCCTTCCTCGATCTGACCGACCGCATGGTCGAGTTGCGCGAGCAGTTTGACGAGCGCGGCGTCCTGGGCCTCGTTTTCCACCCCGACTACGCCGACAACGGCCGCTTTTTCGTCTACTACAGCGCGCCCGCGCGCGAGGGCATCCCCGAGGGTTGGGACCACACCAGCCACCTTTCGGAGTTCGCCGTCTCGGAAGACGACGAGAACTTCGCCGACGCCGAATCGGAACGGGTCGTCCTCGAGGTCGACCAGCCGCAGTTCAACCACAACGGCGGCCAGATCTCCTTTGGTCCCGACGGCTATCTCTACATCGCCCTGGGCGACGGCGGCGGCGCCGACGACACGGGCGAGGGCCACCCGCCGCTGGGCAACGGCCAGGACATCACCACCCTCCTGGGCAACATCCTGCGCATCGACGTAGACGCCGAGGACGAGGAGCGCGGCTACGGCATCCCCGAGGACAACCCCTTCGCCCAGGAAGACATCGAACTCCCTGACGAGCACGAGTGGGAGGGTGACGAGGCCCGCGAGGAGATCTACGCCTGGGGCATGCGCAACCCCTACCGCTTCTCCTTCGACCGCGAGACGGGCGATCTGTGGGTCGCCGACGTCGGCCAGAACCAGTGGGAAGAGGTCAGCCTGGTAGACGAGCCCGGCAACTACGGCTGGAACCTCAAAGAGGGCACCCACGGCTTCGACCCCGAAAACCCCGACG is a window of Deinococcota bacterium DNA encoding:
- a CDS encoding PQQ-dependent sugar dehydrogenase, with the protein product MVDQVGYIYILDEDGSRMDESFLDLTDRMVELREQFDERGVLGLVFHPDYADNGRFFVYYSAPAREGIPEGWDHTSHLSEFAVSEDDENFADAESERVVLEVDQPQFNHNGGQISFGPDGYLYIALGDGGGADDTGEGHPPLGNGQDITTLLGNILRIDVDAEDEERGYGIPEDNPFAQEDIELPDEHEWEGDEAREEIYAWGMRNPYRFSFDRETGDLWVADVGQNQWEEVSLVDEPGNYGWNLKEGTHGFDPENPDEVIEPEEAPDTGPRGEELIDPVIEYGNLNVHEDGRGISVIGGYVYRGGDIPDLEGHYVFADWSTSFGQPQGKLFVAAPPQAEGEMWEFVFDEELEYFVLGFGQDADGELYVLTTDTTGPADETGRVFRIVAGNGVAAEQAETETQDEDEVEDDTDTEDTEDDTEDDSETEGDY